Proteins encoded in a region of the Candidatus Krumholzibacteriia bacterium genome:
- the ispD gene encoding 2-C-methyl-D-erythritol 4-phosphate cytidylyltransferase yields the protein MNAKRSRGPGTIGLVLAAGEGLRAGGRKQFREAGGRSVLRHAVDGLCALREIGGVIVVVPEDAIEAVREELDDVPRLVDVIGGGVTRNRSSRNGVAALPDSCRYVLIHDAARPFASPKLIRRVLRAARDVGAAVPAVPVSDSVVELFADGGLRRYLERDRIRAVQTPQAFAREVIEAAFARTRRDDFTDDAGVVRRTGRPVAVVEGDATNVKITSQEDLEHALRLLAPPATVTPLPELPRRRRKKT from the coding sequence GTGAACGCGAAGCGCAGCCGAGGGCCGGGTACGATCGGGTTGGTCCTGGCCGCCGGCGAGGGTCTGCGAGCCGGCGGCCGCAAGCAGTTCCGCGAGGCCGGGGGGCGCAGTGTCCTGCGCCACGCGGTCGACGGGCTGTGCGCCCTGCGTGAGATCGGCGGGGTGATCGTGGTGGTTCCCGAGGACGCGATCGAGGCCGTGCGCGAGGAGCTGGACGACGTTCCGCGGCTGGTCGACGTGATCGGCGGTGGGGTCACGCGCAACCGGTCGTCGCGCAACGGCGTCGCCGCGCTTCCCGACTCGTGCCGCTACGTCCTGATCCACGACGCCGCGCGGCCCTTCGCATCTCCGAAGCTGATCCGCCGCGTCCTGCGTGCGGCCCGCGACGTCGGCGCGGCCGTCCCCGCCGTGCCGGTGAGCGACTCGGTGGTCGAACTCTTCGCCGACGGCGGTCTGCGCCGCTATCTCGAGCGCGATCGCATCCGCGCGGTGCAGACCCCGCAGGCCTTCGCCCGCGAGGTGATCGAGGCGGCCTTCGCCCGTACCCGCCGCGACGACTTCACCGACGACGCCGGTGTGGTCCGCCGGACGGGGCGTCCGGTGGCCGTGGTCGAGGGCGACGCGACGAACGTGAAGATCACCTCGCAGGAGGACCTCGAACACGCCCTGCGGCTGCTCGCGCCTCCGGCCACGGTGACCCCCCTGCCCGAGCTCCCGCGTCGCCGGAGGAAGAAGACGTGA
- the ispF gene encoding 2-C-methyl-D-erythritol 2,4-cyclodiphosphate synthase — MRVGQGIDRHRLEAGRRLVLGGVEIEHTHGLVGHSDADALLHAICDALLGAIADGDIGRHFADTDPAHAGRDSRDFLRSVRDRVRGAGYAVVNVDSTVMAEAPRLAPHVETMRANIAEDLGIDVGRVSVKATRGEGLGPEGRGEAITAHAVVLVAAEDTA; from the coding sequence ATCCGCGTGGGGCAGGGCATCGACCGGCACCGTCTCGAGGCCGGCCGTCGTCTCGTTCTGGGCGGCGTCGAGATCGAGCACACGCACGGACTGGTCGGCCACAGCGACGCCGACGCCCTGCTGCACGCGATCTGCGACGCGTTGCTCGGCGCGATCGCCGACGGCGACATCGGCCGCCACTTCGCCGACACCGACCCCGCCCACGCCGGCCGCGACAGCCGCGACTTCCTGCGCTCGGTCCGCGACCGCGTGCGCGGCGCCGGCTACGCGGTGGTGAACGTCGACTCCACGGTCATGGCCGAGGCACCCCGCCTGGCCCCGCACGTCGAGACCATGCGCGCGAACATCGCCGAGGACCTCGGGATCGACGTCGGGCGCGTGTCGGTGAAGGCGACCCGCGGCGAGGGGCTGGGCCCGGAGGGGCGGGGCGAGGCGATCACCGCCCACGCCGTGGTCCTGGTGGCCGCGGAGGACACGGCATGA